The stretch of DNA CATATATGACATTTTCATAGGCCGGAGGCTGTGGCCATCACTCTTAACCGCTCACGGTAATCTTGCGCGGTTTCACGGCAGCGACCTTGGGCAGGTGCAACGTCAGCACGCCATTGGCGAATTCCGCCGCAATGCGACTGGCGTCGATTTGCTCGCTCACCCGAAACGTGCGGTAGAACTCTCCCACGCCGAACTCGCGCAATAGGTACCGCACGCCGTTTGCTTGCCGTTCTTGTACCGGCGCGCGGACGCTTAGCTCGCCGTCGTCGAATTGAATATCGACCTCGGAACCGTGCGCGCCCGGCAAATCGGTTACGACGACCAGTTCGTCGGGCATTTCCAGAATATCGACGTGCGGCCGGTAGACCTGGCCGTTGCGGGTCGTTTCCACATCCGACTCGTGCGCTTCTTTCTGCAGAGTGGTTTCGGTTGTCATGATCCTACTCTCCTGGGCGCCATTCGCGCCGCCATAAAATGAATCGTGAAATACTTGTCGCAAATAACAGTTGCCGCGAACGCATCACGGAATGAAAAAGACTCTTAGCCGCCTGTCTTCACCTCGACCTTGCGCGCACGGGCCGACTCGGCCTTCGGGAGCTTGATCAGCAACACGCCATCGCGGAGCGTTGCTTCGACGCGTTCGGCGTCGACATCGTAGGGAAGCCGCAAAGTGCGCGAGAATTCGCCCACTCCGCGCTCGCGCCGATGAAACTGAGCGGTTTCCGGGCTCGCTTCTTGGCGGCGACCGCGAATCGTCAACTCGTCTCCTGAAACAGAAACATCGACGTCTTCTGTTTTCAGGCCTGGCAGTTCGGCCTCGGCAAAGAGTTGTTCGGCCTCTTCCCAAACGTTGACCGCCGGAAATGCACGCACCGCAGCCCAGGCACGGGGCGCCGCGGCCGTCGCCGAACCCAGTAGATCGCCGACCAGGCGATCGACTTCGCCACGAAACTGTGAAAAAGGATGTACGTTGCCATTGCGCCAGCGAACCATGAGACACCTCCTTTGGAATTACATGAGCGACCGCTCTGCACGTTGGCCGAAGCGGCCTGGATTTGAGATCTGTTCCTGCCCCCGAACAATTCATATCGCAAAGTCCGTGCCATCGGAGGCGTTCACGTAGAACGCCACTGCTGCTTGTCCGACAGCGAGTTTTGACCTGTTCCATACACCGCGGGCCAAACAGCACGGCTGCCACTTCGGCAGCCGACGTTCAGATGGCTGGATGAGTGGATGTCATTGTTGCGCCTGATGCCGGTGGACGGTCCGACTCCCGGTCGTGGGAGCGCCGCCCTGAAGTGATGAGACAACCCGACCGAGGCCCCAGAGTGGCTCAATAAACTGAGCGGCTGGCCGGCCCCCGGCAGCACGCATCGCTGTAACGCATTGCGATACAACACTTTGGCCGCGAAACGCGCGGCGACTTTTACGGTTGTTCGCCTTGGCGGTCTCGCTGTATACTACCGAACCCTAATAAACCCCCAAATCCAGTGCGCCGAAGTTTCACTCCGGGCGCGCCAGGCTGGTTATTGCCGTATGCGCTTTACTCTCGTCGATCGGATTGTGGAACTGACGCCCGGTGAACGGATCACCGCGCTCAAGAACCTGTCGATGGCAGAAGAGTACCTGGCCGACCACTTTCCCGGTTTTCCGGTGATGCCAGGCGTGTTGATGCTCGAAGCCATGACTCAGGCCAGCGCCTGGTTGATTCGCGCGAGCGAAGATTTTGCCCACAGCACCGTGGTGCTGAAAGAGGCGCGCAATGTGAAATATGCCAATTTCGTGCAACCTGGTCAGACCCTGACCATAACGGCCGAGATTATCGACCAGGACGAGCGCCAGACGCGACTGAAGGCCGCGGGCACCGTAGACGGAAACGCGACGGTTTCGGCGCGACTCGTGCTGGAACGCTACAACCTGGCCGATGAACGCCCCGATCGCCAGATCGCCGACGATGTCGTAAAGCTGAAAATGCGCGAGCTTTTTTCGTTGTTACATCAGCCACAGGCGTCGGCTGCCTGAAGGCACCGGCACCGCTGAATTGCCACGGGTTTGAGGAGCGGCAACCGTTCGCGGGGACGACGGTTCGTCCGCCACGATCAGACGGAACAAGAGTTTTTGTTTGCATGCGACTTGCCAACCGCACAGCTCTGGTCACCGGCGGAAGCCGTGGAATTGGCCGGGCTTGCGTGCGCGAGCTTGCCGCTGAGGGGGCCAAAGTGGCCTTCGTTTATCACAAGAATCATGACGCCGCGGTGGCCCTGACCGAAGAGTTGGCGGAAAAGGGATTTGACGTGCGCGGGGTGCAGGCCGACGTGGCCGATGCCGAACATGCTCATAAAATCGTCGAGCGGTTGCTCGGCGACTGGTCGCAACTGGACATCTTGGTGAATTCAGCCGGCGTCATTCGCGACGGATTGTTCGCCACAATCGACGCCGAGCAATGGAATCTGGTAATCAACACGAACTTGAACGGCACCTACAACTATTGCCACGCGGTGGTACGGTCGATGATGTCGCAACGACGCGGCAGCATTATCAATATTTCGAGCGTAGCCGCCGAGTTCGGTTCCAAAGGCCAGGTGAACTATGCCGCTAGCAAGGGAGCTATCGACGCGCTCACCCGCACGCTGGCCAAGGAATTGGCCTCGCGGAAAGTGCGCGTCAACGCCGTGGCGCCCGGCATGATCGAAACCGACATGAGCGAAATGGTACGCGGGCTGGCAGGCGACCGTTTGCAGGAAATCATACCCCTGCGACGCGTTGGACAGCCGGAAGAAGTCGCGGGTGTGGTGACATTTCTGGCCAGCGACGCTGCCAGCTATATCACCGGTCAGGTGCTGCGCGTTGATGGGGGACTAAGCCTAGGGAGCTACTGACGGAAATGCGGAACGACGAAGGCAATGCGATGAGCGAAGCAGGCCCGATCCACTACGGGGCCGTCGATTCATCACTCGTCGTCCCGCATTCATCATTCAAGAAAACCATGCGGCGCTGCAACGGCGAGCTGTTCGCCAGGGCAAGTGCGCAACAATCTGTGGGAGACTATGACGATGGCCAATGAAGAGCTGTTCAACAAGATCCGCACGGCGCTAGTCGACGCACTGGGTGTCGACGAAGAAGAGGTCACCCCCGAGGCTACGTTGGTCGGCGATTTGGGTGCCGAGTCGATCGATTTCCTCGATATCGTGTTCCGCCTGGAGAAGGCCTTCGACATCAAGATACCACGCGGCGAGTTGTTTCCTGAGGACATCCTCACTAGCACGGAATACGTGCAGCAAGGGAAGCTCAGCGCCGAAGGGCTCGCCCAGCTCAAGAAGCGGATGCCGTTCGCCAACCTGGACGAGTTCTCGAAGAATCCGGTCGTGAAGAACTTCGTCAATCAATTGACCGTGCAGGATATGGCGCGCTACGTCGAGTCGAAGGTCGCCACCACGGCCTGATCGGCCGAGAGGTGACTGGTGCCGAAGGCCGACAACCACGGCCGGCGGCCCGCAGGGACGAGGGCCTGGTTCGCGCGTTCGTGCGCGGGCGGACGTGACCGTTCGCGCCCTGGAGAACTTCAAAACCGCAACCTGCCGCAGGTAGAGCCGTCGCAATGCGCTGGATCTGGATCGACAAATTCATCGAGTTCGAGAGCGGCAAGCGGGCCCGCGCGATCAAGAATCTGTCGCTGGCAGAAGAGCATCTGCACGACCACTTTCCGGGCGCGCCCATGATGCCCAACTCGTTGATCATCGAGGGGCTGGCGCAGACCGGCGGCCTGTTAGTGGGCGAGGTACATGCCTTCGAGAAGAAGGTCATCCTGGCCAAGATCCCCAAGGCGACGTTCCATTTTCCGGCCGTACCGGGCGACACGCTGGTCTACACGGCCGTCATTGAGGACGTGCGCGACGACGGCGGCGTGGTCTCTTGCACCAGTCACGTCGGGGATCGTCTGCAAGGCGAAGCCGAGCTGTTCTTCGCACACCTGGCCGAAGATGGACGCGGCCGGACACTGTTCGAGCCCAAGAATTTCGTGTTTACTTTGAAACTATTGGGGGTGTTCGACGTGGGAGCCGGCCCTGATGGGCGTCCCATCGCCGAGCCGCCGGGCTTGGCGCGCTTGCGTGCCAGCAATGGTGTCGGCGGACTGTCCAGTCTGGAATAAGACCCCCAGTGTGACGTGCTCGCCATAAGATGGCGTCCCCCAAAGTAGCTGTCGTGCGCCGCCGATGGACAAACCGGCGGGAGGAGCCGAAGAATCTTACGGGGAACCGGCTCGAAATATCGCTTCGACAGGAGGCAATCGATGAGACGCAGAGTCGTGGTCACGGGCATCGGATGTGTCACGCCGCTGGGGACCGACATCGATACCCTGTGGCAGAATCTACGCAACGGCGCTTCCGGCATCGGGCCAACAACGCTATTCGACGCCCGCAATTTCCCCACACAAATTTCGGCCGAGGTCCGCAACTGGGACGTGTCGGCCGTCGGCGAGGACCCGGAACGCTGGAAATACCAGGGTCGGCACACGCACTTTGCGGTCGGCGCGGCCAAGCAAGCGGTCACGGCGTCGGGCGTGCTCGATTCGTCGCTGGATCCCACGCGCTTCGGCATTTATCTCGGCAGCGGCGAAGGGCAGCAAGACTTCAACCGCTTTACACAGATGATGATGAGCGCCATCGAAGGAGACTCGCTCGACATCGCCAAGTTCACCGAGTCGGGGCTGGAGATTCTCAATCCACTCAGCGAGCTGGAACAAGAGCCCAACATGCCGGCCGGGCATTTGGCCAGCATGTTCGACGCGCAGGGACCAAACCTGAATTGCCTCACGGCCTGCGCGGCCAGCAGCCAGGCCATTGGCGAAGCGGTCGAGATTATTCGTCGTGGCGAGGCCGACGTCATGCTGTCGGGCGGAACACACAGCATGATCCACCCGTTCGGCGTCACTGGCTTCAACCTGCTGACGGCACTGAGCACGCACAATGACGAGCCGACCAGGGCCTCGCGCCCGTTCGACAGAAACCGTGACGGATTCGTGTTGGGGGAAGGAGCCGGCATGGTCGTGCTGGAAGAGTTGGAACATGCGCAGCGCCGCGGCGCGCCGATCTTCGGCGAGGTCGTGGGCTACGGATCAACGGCCGATGCCTATCGCATCACGGACACGCATCCCGAAGGCCGCGGCGCCGCCAAGTGCCTGCGGATGGCGCTGGACGACGCGCAGCTGAACCTCGACGACATCGATTACATCAACGCCCACGGCACGAGCACCGAGGTCAATGACAAGGTCGAGACATTGGCCATCAAGCGCGTCTTTGGCGACCAGGCCTACAAGATTCCGGTGTCGAGCACCAAGAGCATGATGGGGCACCTGATCGCCGCGGCGGGAGCCACGGAATTCATCATCTGCCTGTTGGCAATCCGCGACAACGTGCTGCCGCCGACGATCAATTACGAGACGCCCGATCCCGAATGCGACCTGGATTACATCGCCAACGCGGCGCGCGACATCGGTTGCGATTCGGCCGCTTCGAACAGCTTCGGCTTCGGCGGACAGAACATCACGCTAATCGCGTCACGGTTCGCCGGGTAAGTTGCCGGGTGCCCGCGGCTGCGTAGTGGCGCAGCACGACGCGTCGTGCCCACACACCACCTCGCAAATGATTCTGGCAAGCGCCGCAAAGGGCTGCGCTGAGCGGCAGCTTCATAAAACAGACAAAGGGGGTGTTCTACCTCGTCAGGCAGAACATCCCCCGTCTGTGCACCCCTGCATTTTTTGTCTGGCCTTGCCGCTTAAGGGCCGATGCCCCGCGGATTGCTCGCTAGGTAATCGCGAGGGCCACGTGTGGTGTAATAGGGATAGGTGACGCCGCCGGTGGGCGGGCCGGCAAACTCCGAGCCGTCCATCGGTCCGCTACCCGCATTGCGGGCACAACCCGGTGAGCAATCGCCTGGCCCACATCCACCGCCCGGACCGCAGCTACCTTGTCCGCAGCCGCCGGGTCCGCAGCCCGAATTGTAGGACGGAGCGCCGCCGCCTGGGTAAGGGCCGCACTTGCCGCAGCAGGCGGCGCAACCGCCGTGACCGAATAGTCGGTCAAATAGGCAGCAGCCGGAGCTGGAGCCAATTAATGCCGCCAGGCTGACGGCCAACAGTAACCGCTTCATGGGCCATGTTTCCTTTTCGCACGAACTGCGCCGCAAGCCCCCGGTCGGCCGGCACGTGCAGTCCTCGAAAGCGTTCCTCAGCAGCGCGGCAGCGCGATGTTTCGCTACGACGTGCTTCCCCCCGGGAAAATGCTCTGACTCCGCCAATCCTGGAAAAGTGCGCGGGCGCTTGGCGAGCGTGGCGCTCGCGGGCGGCCCGTTTCCAGGACCACCTACAGAGGACTATCGGACGGCAAGAGCGGCAAAATCGAGCAAATCCGCATAACCCAAACTTATGCCTCGGACGGCAAAGTCTCTCTGGCCCGTGGGATTTACCGATCCCCGTGGTAGCAGGATGATCCCCGCCCCTTGCACGCAGTGCTTGCGGCAGGGGGTTGGAAAGGGGCTGCCGGCGTGGCAGCCGCGGCGATCCCTTTCTACGGCTGGTGATAGATGTCTATAATGGGGCGACGGCGTCGGCCCGATAGGGAGTGCCGTCTGACGAGTTCGTGGCAAGTGGCGGTCGCGAGCTCACGTGAGGTCTGGATTATTTCGCATTCTGCCCTGACCAAGGAGACTCCTCGTGCGCGCACTCGCATTTTTTACCGCCACTCTGCTCGGCTTGTCGGCGTTGGTAACCGGCTGCACTCAGCAGCCCGGCGCAAAGAAAACCGCCGCAAATGTCACGCGTGTCGACGCGGGTCATGACGCTCAGAAACGTGCGCAAACGGCGCTCATCAACGCCAAGCCCGGCGCGGTGATCGAATTCGGCGAAGGCAAGTTCGATTTCGACGCCACGCTCTCGTTGGAAGACGTCAGCGACGTCACCATTCGCGGGCAGGGTCCCGATAAGACGATTCTTAGCTTCGCCAACCAACAGCAAGGGACTGGCGGCGAAGGGCTGCGGGTTAAGTGCCCTGAGAATATTGCGATCGAAGACCTGGCCGTCGAAGACGCCAAGGGGGACGCCGTCAAAGTTCAGGACACCAAGAAGATCGCCTTTCGCCGGGTACGCACGGAATGGACCGGTGGCGCTAAGGAAACCAATGGCGCCTACGGAGTTTATCCGGTGCTTTGCTCGGACGTGTTGATCGAAGATTGCGTTGCGATCGGCGCCTCTGATGCCGGCATCTATGTCGGCCAGTCAGAGAATATCATCGTTCGCCGCAATCGAGTCGAGAAGAACGTGGCCGGCATCGAGATCGAGAACTCGGTCAATGCCGACGTCTATGAGAACACGGCCACCGACAACACGGGCGGCATCCTGGTCTTTTCGCTGCCGGATCTGCCCAAGAAGGACGGCCGCAGCTGCCGCGTGTTCAACAACACGGTGGTCAGCAACAACCACGACAACTTTGCCCCCAAGGGAAACATCGTGGCCACGGTCCCGCCGGGCACCGGCATGATGATCATGGCCAACGACCAGGTCGAACTGTTCGATAACAAGGTCGAAACCAACAAGAGCACGGGGCTGCTGATCGTCAGCTACTTGATCAATCAGAAGCCGATCAAGGACGACAAGTACGATCCTTACTGCGAGTCGATTTACATCCACGACAACAAATTCGCCAATAACGGCGACAGTCCTGCCGGCGACCTGGGCGGCATCCTGGGCAAGATCCTGGGAACGCCGTTTCCGGACATCATGTACGACGGGATTCGCGACGAAAAGAAACTTGTCGATGGCGAGTTGCCCGAGGCCAAGCGGATTCGGATTAGCAACAACGGCGATGCCAAGTTTGTGAACTTCGACGGCGGCGCGTTGAACGCGGCCGCGGTCTTTGCCAACAAGAAACCGAACATCGACCGCGAGTTGAAGTCGTACGAAGGCGCGTTATCGGCGTTGTCGCCCGTCTCTATCGCCGGCGTGAAGTGAGCCAGCCGTGCCTGTACACCGCTGCTGTCGTTTCTCCCGCACACGCGTGCGCTGGCTGGCGTTGCTGCTATTAGCGAGCGGCTGTGGCACGGGTACGTCCGTGCCACAGCCTGCCGACGCTCCGCCCGAAAAGCTCTCGGCCTACGGTTTATTCGTCGGCAACGGTGCCACGCAGCAGCCGGTCGAGGGCGTGATCCCCTATGACTTGAATTCGGCGCTGTTTTCGGACTACACGACCAAATATCGGTTCGTCAAATTGCCGGCCGGCAAGAGCGCGACGTACAGCGCGGACGAAGCCTTCGATTTTCCAGTCGGCACGCTGATCGCTAAGACTTTTGCTTACCCGGTCGACGCGCGGCGACCTGAATTGGGCCAGCGATTGTTGGAAACGCGCATTCTGGCGCATCAAGCCGACGGTTGGGTAGGCCTGCCCTATATCTGGAATGCGGAACAGACCGAAGCCACGCTGGATGTGGCCGGCACCACGATCAACTCTGGTTGGATCGATGCCGCCGGCAACGAGCGTACGAACAATTACATCGTGCCCAATGCCAATCAGTGCAAGGGCTGCCACAAGCAAGGCGAGACCATGTTGCCGCTGGGCCCGAAGGCGCGGCACCTGAATCGCGATTTCGCCTACACTCATGGCAGCGAGAACCAGCTTGCCTATTGGACCCGCAAAGGGGCGCTCGTAGGTGCTCCGGCTCCTGACAAGGCACCGCGGCTGGCTGCCTGGGACGATCCCGCTAGCGGCACGCTCGACGCGCGGGCCCGCGCCTGGCTGGAAATCAACTGCGCCCACTGCCACAATCCACTCGGGCCGGCGCGGAATTCGGGACTCGACCTGATGGCCTCGCAGGCGAACCCCACGGCCTATGGAATTCTCAAGCCGCCGGTGGCCGCCGGACGGGGCTCGGGCGGCTTGGCGTACGATATCGTACCGGGCAAACCTGAAGAATCGATCCTGGCGTTTCGCATCGGCTCGATCGACGCGGGCATTATGATGCCGGAATTGGGCAAACGGCTCATCCACCAAGAGGGCTTGGCCCTGGTGCGAGACTGGATCGCCGCCATGTCCGAGTTGGGCAAGGAACCGCGCGAGGGGGCCGGCGGACAGTAACACCCGGCCTGAAACATTCAGCCGGCGAGCCGTGGCGGACCGCTTGCGAAAGCGGCAACACGATGCCAACGAGCGACGTGTCGCGGGACGGGGTTGGGCGGCATCGACCTTCTGATATGCTGTAGTTACATGGTCGCGAGCATCGAATACATCGAAGGCGTCATCGCCACTTACAACAAGGCGACAAAAGCCAATCTGGACACGCCTTCGCGCGAAGGGAACGTCGTTGTCTTGTCGTCCGAAGTCGGCGACGACGTGATGATCACGGCCGATCTGCACGGCAATCGGCGGAATTTCAACGCTATCAAGCGCATCGCCGACTTGGAGCATCATCCGCGGCGGCACCTGATCATGCAGGAGGTCTGCCACGGCGGCCCCACCTATCCGACCAACAATGGCGATATGTCCCACGGCATGCTGGAGGACGTCGCCAAGCTGAAGGCGGCCTATCCGCAGCGATTTCATTTTCTGCTGTCGAACCACGAACTGGCAGAGCTGACCGACTATCCGATCCTCAAAGCGAAGAAGATGCTGAATCTGATGTTTCGCTTGGGGCTGCAGGAGATGTACGGCGCCGCGACGGAGAAAGTGCGCGAGGCCTACACTGAATTTCTGCGCAGTTGCCCGCTCGCCGTGCGTCTGCCCGGCGGCGTGTTCATCTGCCACAGCCTGCCCGAGCAGGTCGATTTGCGCGGCTTCGATGCTACGATCTTCAAGCGACCGTTGGGCGCACTGGATTTGAAGGAGCAGGGAGAAGTATTCCGCCTGGTGTGGGGGCGCGACTACCGCCCGGATAATGCCAAGGCGTTCGCCAAGAAGGTCAGCGCCACGACGCTGATTCACGGCCACGAGCCCTGCCCGGCGGGCTACGCGGTGCCGAATGACATGCAGATCATCCTGGACTGCTGCGGCGAAAACGCCACGTACATGCTGGTGCCGCTCGACAAACAGTTCAACCACGCGGATCTGGTGGCTCGGATTCAAAAGCTAGTCTAGCGGCGATCCACGAGGCCGCCGATTCATGCTACGCGGCGCGCACTGCCTTTACCGATCACCGCGCCCTGCGCGCATTATTCCTAGGCGCCTCCGCAGCGACACAAGACGGGCGCCGTTGTTTAAGCACGCTGGAAACATCCACAGATGACGCAGATTACGCAGAGACAAAAGGCGTAGGTCCGATCGACTCCGAGAAATCCATTTCCGATGGGTCGGCAGCGACGCCTGGCCCCTGGCGTTCGTTCTGCGAATCTGTTCCGGTCGCTCGCTAGCACCTTCTGCAAGCGGCCTTGGCCCGTTGCGGTGCTTCTGCTACAAGTTGCGGCTTGGATTGCCTGGAAGGGACGGCAAACCGTGCGGCGTCGATTGGCCGCGCGCCCAATGAACGACTCAACTCGCGCCGGGGGGTTCACGGATGAACAACTTTAGCAGGGCGCTGCGCCTCACGCTGCGTCATCGATGGACGTTTGCCGCGTCCATTGTTTGCGCCTTGGGCGTAGCCGTGTTATGGGGTGGCAGCATCAGTGCCATCTATCCCTTCGTCGCCGTGGCGCTCGAAGGTAAGTCCCTGCAGGAATGGGCCGACAAGTCGATCGATCAATCGCGCGCCACCGTCGAGAAGCTCACCAGCGAACAAGACGCGATTAACCGCGAGGTAAAAGATGTCACGGAACTTTCGCCGAAATCGAGAAACAGGCTCGACAAAATCGAACGCCAACTGACGGCCGAGCAGGGATGGCTGGCAGGCTTTCAGTGGCTGCGCGACAAGGTAATCTTGCCATACCTGCCGCACGATGCCTTCAAGACCGTCGTAATGATCGCGATGGTGCTACTGGTGAGCACCTTCGTAAAGTGCGTGTTCTTGATCATCAATGCGATCCTCGTGTCGCGGATCGTGCAACT from Pirellulales bacterium encodes:
- a CDS encoding 3-hydroxyacyl-ACP dehydratase FabZ family protein, yielding MRWIWIDKFIEFESGKRARAIKNLSLAEEHLHDHFPGAPMMPNSLIIEGLAQTGGLLVGEVHAFEKKVILAKIPKATFHFPAVPGDTLVYTAVIEDVRDDGGVVSCTSHVGDRLQGEAELFFAHLAEDGRGRTLFEPKNFVFTLKLLGVFDVGAGPDGRPIAEPPGLARLRASNGVGGLSSLE
- a CDS encoding 3-hydroxyacyl-ACP dehydratase FabZ family protein, which translates into the protein MRFTLVDRIVELTPGERITALKNLSMAEEYLADHFPGFPVMPGVLMLEAMTQASAWLIRASEDFAHSTVVLKEARNVKYANFVQPGQTLTITAEIIDQDERQTRLKAAGTVDGNATVSARLVLERYNLADERPDRQIADDVVKLKMRELFSLLHQPQASAA
- a CDS encoding SO2930 family diheme c-type cytochrome, with amino-acid sequence MPVHRCCRFSRTRVRWLALLLLASGCGTGTSVPQPADAPPEKLSAYGLFVGNGATQQPVEGVIPYDLNSALFSDYTTKYRFVKLPAGKSATYSADEAFDFPVGTLIAKTFAYPVDARRPELGQRLLETRILAHQADGWVGLPYIWNAEQTEATLDVAGTTINSGWIDAAGNERTNNYIVPNANQCKGCHKQGETMLPLGPKARHLNRDFAYTHGSENQLAYWTRKGALVGAPAPDKAPRLAAWDDPASGTLDARARAWLEINCAHCHNPLGPARNSGLDLMASQANPTAYGILKPPVAAGRGSGGLAYDIVPGKPEESILAFRIGSIDAGIMMPELGKRLIHQEGLALVRDWIAAMSELGKEPREGAGGQ
- the fabF gene encoding beta-ketoacyl-ACP synthase II; this translates as MRRRVVVTGIGCVTPLGTDIDTLWQNLRNGASGIGPTTLFDARNFPTQISAEVRNWDVSAVGEDPERWKYQGRHTHFAVGAAKQAVTASGVLDSSLDPTRFGIYLGSGEGQQDFNRFTQMMMSAIEGDSLDIAKFTESGLEILNPLSELEQEPNMPAGHLASMFDAQGPNLNCLTACAASSQAIGEAVEIIRRGEADVMLSGGTHSMIHPFGVTGFNLLTALSTHNDEPTRASRPFDRNRDGFVLGEGAGMVVLEELEHAQRRGAPIFGEVVGYGSTADAYRITDTHPEGRGAAKCLRMALDDAQLNLDDIDYINAHGTSTEVNDKVETLAIKRVFGDQAYKIPVSSTKSMMGHLIAAAGATEFIICLLAIRDNVLPPTINYETPDPECDLDYIANAARDIGCDSAASNSFGFGGQNITLIASRFAG
- a CDS encoding parallel beta-helix domain-containing protein — translated: MRALAFFTATLLGLSALVTGCTQQPGAKKTAANVTRVDAGHDAQKRAQTALINAKPGAVIEFGEGKFDFDATLSLEDVSDVTIRGQGPDKTILSFANQQQGTGGEGLRVKCPENIAIEDLAVEDAKGDAVKVQDTKKIAFRRVRTEWTGGAKETNGAYGVYPVLCSDVLIEDCVAIGASDAGIYVGQSENIIVRRNRVEKNVAGIEIENSVNADVYENTATDNTGGILVFSLPDLPKKDGRSCRVFNNTVVSNNHDNFAPKGNIVATVPPGTGMMIMANDQVELFDNKVETNKSTGLLIVSYLINQKPIKDDKYDPYCESIYIHDNKFANNGDSPAGDLGGILGKILGTPFPDIMYDGIRDEKKLVDGELPEAKRIRISNNGDAKFVNFDGGALNAAAVFANKKPNIDRELKSYEGALSALSPVSIAGVK
- a CDS encoding Hsp20/alpha crystallin family protein, which translates into the protein MTTETTLQKEAHESDVETTRNGQVYRPHVDILEMPDELVVVTDLPGAHGSEVDIQFDDGELSVRAPVQERQANGVRYLLREFGVGEFYRTFRVSEQIDASRIAAEFANGVLTLHLPKVAAVKPRKITVSG
- a CDS encoding Hsp20/alpha crystallin family protein yields the protein MVRWRNGNVHPFSQFRGEVDRLVGDLLGSATAAAPRAWAAVRAFPAVNVWEEAEQLFAEAELPGLKTEDVDVSVSGDELTIRGRRQEASPETAQFHRRERGVGEFSRTLRLPYDVDAERVEATLRDGVLLIKLPKAESARARKVEVKTGG
- a CDS encoding metallophosphoesterase, giving the protein MVASIEYIEGVIATYNKATKANLDTPSREGNVVVLSSEVGDDVMITADLHGNRRNFNAIKRIADLEHHPRRHLIMQEVCHGGPTYPTNNGDMSHGMLEDVAKLKAAYPQRFHFLLSNHELAELTDYPILKAKKMLNLMFRLGLQEMYGAATEKVREAYTEFLRSCPLAVRLPGGVFICHSLPEQVDLRGFDATIFKRPLGALDLKEQGEVFRLVWGRDYRPDNAKAFAKKVSATTLIHGHEPCPAGYAVPNDMQIILDCCGENATYMLVPLDKQFNHADLVARIQKLV
- a CDS encoding acyl carrier protein — its product is MANEELFNKIRTALVDALGVDEEEVTPEATLVGDLGAESIDFLDIVFRLEKAFDIKIPRGELFPEDILTSTEYVQQGKLSAEGLAQLKKRMPFANLDEFSKNPVVKNFVNQLTVQDMARYVESKVATTA
- a CDS encoding SDR family NAD(P)-dependent oxidoreductase encodes the protein MRLANRTALVTGGSRGIGRACVRELAAEGAKVAFVYHKNHDAAVALTEELAEKGFDVRGVQADVADAEHAHKIVERLLGDWSQLDILVNSAGVIRDGLFATIDAEQWNLVINTNLNGTYNYCHAVVRSMMSQRRGSIINISSVAAEFGSKGQVNYAASKGAIDALTRTLAKELASRKVRVNAVAPGMIETDMSEMVRGLAGDRLQEIIPLRRVGQPEEVAGVVTFLASDAASYITGQVLRVDGGLSLGSY